The following is a genomic window from Hugenholtzia roseola DSM 9546.
TATTTGTATCCTCGAATCTTTTGCCGTTTTGATACAGATGTGTGTTTGTGGCTTAAAAGGCGTTTCAAAGTCAAATATTACTTGAGTCAAATATTACTTGTCAAGCTAATTTCTAAGCCCAAAACTTTTTTCTGTTGTGCGAAATTCTACAATACAAAGTTACGGCGGCTAAGTAGGAAAAAATTATACAAAACTATCAATTTGCAGCGTAGGGCAAAAAAAAATGATACAATTCTCTATTTTCTGCCTTGTAGGGGCAGGGCAGAGCTAAAAACGAGGAAAAAATGAAAAGGCAGGTAGAAAAAGTATCGATGGGGCAGCGTTATCGTGTGGGCGAAATCGCGCTTAGTGTGGGTGTGGGGCAGCAGGGCTATGCGCGTCAGCACGATTTGAAAAGTTCGCAGGCGCAGCTTGTGAGTGTGCTGTCGGGCAAAATTTCTTGTGGCGATTCGCCTTACGAGGAGATGGTCTTGTGTGCAGGCGAGTCTATCGTGATGCCGCCTACTCAAAATTTCACGTTTAGGTATGCGCCGCAGGAGGAGAGCAAAGTGCTTGCGCTGGAAGTACCGATAGAAATTGTAAATGATATTTTATTTCAATTTAATCAATACTGCCCTTTTCCGATACAAAGAAACAAAAAATGGCAATTTGGCAAACAGCCCATTCATATCTCGAATGATAGCAAGGTAAAGCAAGCACTACAAAGATTGCAAGACTACTTTTTAGAAGAAAGTTATGCCCAAGAAGTATTTATAGATTTGGCAATTAAAGAATTATTTTTAAGAATTTTACAATCAGATGCACGCGATTTGGCACAACAAAAACGCCAAGAAATACAAGAAAGCGGCA
Proteins encoded in this region:
- a CDS encoding helix-turn-helix domain-containing protein, which codes for MKRQVEKVSMGQRYRVGEIALSVGVGQQGYARQHDLKSSQAQLVSVLSGKISCGDSPYEEMVLCAGESIVMPPTQNFTFRYAPQEESKVLALEVPIEIVNDILFQFNQYCPFPIQRNKKWQFGKQPIHISNDSKVKQALQRLQDYFLEESYAQEVFIDLAIKELFLRILQSDARDLAQQKRQEIQESGTEAIEKVLQYIRQNIHEPISVEQLSQIACMSQAAFFRAFKEYLNMSPIDYINRERVNFAKQQLIDFSKSVTDICYELGYNHMTYFIRVFKKYEGITPKQFQKQFYQKTDKDPKA